The Camelina sativa cultivar DH55 chromosome 16, Cs, whole genome shotgun sequence sequence gcaagcaaaacaaaactcagTTACAACAACAAGATAACTAAACTTCTCATTGTTCTAAAGAGGACTTACGCCTTTTCCTgctaaaaaatttaaccaggtttggaactttcttcttcttcttgattacaAAGAACGTTGGAGTTCCTCTGTTCCCTGATGAGTATCTTCTCGACTTCCCTCCTTGAACCGGTGTGAACTTCCCGCTAAGCCTTGCCGATTTTCTTATCGGTCTAGGAGAGTTGATCAAGCCTTTGTCTTCTGAGTTCTCTCTGAACTTTTGAATCGATTTTCTTTTAGGTTTAGGAGACCTGATCACGCCATAGTCTTCTGAGTTCTGTTTGAACTTTTGAATCTCATCTTGGACCAGTCTCTTTATTGATAGCGACCTTTGCATCCTGAACGATGCCCTTTCTTCTTCCACCATTGTTTTCCCACTCACTCTCTTTAAAGATTCCGTCTTTAACATAATCGCGTTAGTGCTAGCCTTGAGTGCTTCGACCCACGCCATTGCAGCTTCCACTTTCTTCTCTGCAGTTTCTTTCGCGTGACAAGCTTGTCCACTCAAATACTCGTACTCGAATCTTGAGATTGTGATGGTTGAGTTTCTCTGAGATTCCATTTCCCGAGTGTCCATTGTCTTCTCTGCCAAAGATTCAAGCTTCTCCAGAGCTAGAACCTCTGCGTGCTTCGCTTTCTCAAGCTCATCTAACTTTGAAAGCAACTCTTTCTCCTTCCCACCAATTCCTATTTCTGTTTTCTGTACTTCACTCTTGATGACCGTTGCTTCTTCTTTTAGCTCAAGCTCCTCTTTCTTTGCAGCTTCTCTATCATTCTTTAGCTTCTCAAATGAAGTAGTTAAATTGTCAGCAAGAGAGCTGATTCTTTCTTCAGCTGCAGATACTCCTTCTAACTGATCTTTCGCAATAAGCATCTTCGAGTTGAGTCTCTCAATTATGATATCATCCTTTTGTATCATCTTCTCAAACcgtgttgtttcttgtttggcTTGCTCAAGTTCTTGCCTCAAAGTATCCATTGTattgaccaaacaaaagagcTCCGCGTTAATCGAAGCGAGCTCCTCCTTCTTTGCTTCTGTTGCTTCTGTAATCTCTTTCAAAACCGACAAAACATCTTTCCCTCTTTCAAAACCACGGTTTTTCGATCTCGACATACTATCACTCCTCTGGACCTtcctctccatctccttgaCAAGCTTCAACTGCATCTCTAACATCTCAATATCTGATAAAGTCTCAGACAACTCATTCTCAATGTTCTTtgatctctcaatctctctcatcATTTCCCTTATTCTCTTCTTCCGTTTATTCAATGACTCAGACACTTCCTTTtgttctctatctctctcctcCTCAACTTCTTTACATTCCTTCAAAGCCTCTATCTTCGCCAACTCAACCAAAACATGCTCTTCGTTAGCAACATCAACCTCTAACTTAAGACTCTCTAACAACTTCAAATTCTCCTCCATTTTAAAACTTAACTCCATTACTTCTNNNNNNNNNNNNNNNNNNNNNNNNNNNNNNNNNNNNNNNNNNNNNNNNNNNNNNNNNNNNNNNNNNNNNNNNNNNNNNNNNNNNNNNNNNNNNNNNNNNNNNNNNNNNNNNNNNNNNNNNNNNNNNNNNNNNNNNNNNNNNNNNNNNNNNNNNNNNNNNNNNNNNNNNNNNNNNNNNNNNNNNNNNNNNNNNNNNNNNNNNNNNNNNNNNNNNNNNNNNNNNNNNNNNNNNNNNNNNNNNNNNNNNNNNNNNNNNNNNNNNNNNNNNNNNNNNNNNNNNNNNNNNNNNNNNNNNNNNNNNNNNNNNNNNNNNNNNNNNNNNNNNNNNNNNNNNNNNNNNNNNNNNNNNNNNNNNNNNNNNNNNNNNNNNNNNNNNNNNNNNNNNNNNNNNNNNNNNNNNNNNNNNNNNNNNNNNNNNNNNNNNNNNNNNNNNNNNNNNNNNNNNNNNNNNNNNNNNNNNNNNNNNNNNNNNNNNNNNNNNNNNNNNNNNNNNNNNNNNNNNNNNNNNNNNNNNNNNNNNNNNNNNNNNNNNNNNNNNNNNNNNNNNNNNNNNNNNNNNNNNNNNNNNNNNNNNNNNNNNNNNNNNNNNNNNNNNNNNNNNNNNNNNNNNNNNNNNNNNNNNNNNNNNNNNNNNNNNNNNNNNNNNNNNNNNNNNNNNNNNNNNNNNNNNNNNNNNNNNNNNNNNNNNNNNNNNNNNNNNNNNNNNNNNNNNNNNNNNNNNNNNNNNNNNNNNNNNNNNNNNNNNNNNNNNNNNNNNNNNNNNNNNNNNNNNNNNNNNNNNNNNNNNNNNNNNNNNNNNNNNNNNNNNNNNNNNNNNNNNNNNNNNNNNNNNNNNNNNNNNNNNNNNNNNNNNNNNNNNNNNNNNNNNNNNNNNNNNNNNNNNNNNNNNNNNNNNNNNNNNNNNNNNNNNNNNNNNNNNNNNNNNNNNNNNNNNNNNNNNNNNNNNNNNNNNNNNNNNNNNNNNNNNNNNNNNNNNNNNNNNNNNNNNNNNNNNNNNNNNNNNNNNNNNNNNNNNNNNNNNNNNNNNNNNNNNNNNNNNNNNNNNNNNNNNNNNNNNNNNNNNNNNNNNNNNNNNNNNNNNNNNNNNNNNNNNNNNNNNNNNNNNNNNNNNNNNNNNNNNNNNNNNNNNNNNNNNNNNNNNNNNNNNNNNNNNNNNNNNNNNNNNNNNNNNNNNNNNNNNNNNNNNNNNNNNNNNNNNNNNNNNNNNNNNNNNNNNNNNNNNNNNNNNNNNNNNNNNNNNNNNNNNNNNNNNNNNNNNNNNNNNNNNNNNNNNNNNNNNNNNNNNNNNNNNNNNNNNNNNNNNNNNNNNNNNNNNNNNNNNNNNNNNNNNNNNNNNNNNNNNNNNNNNNNNNNNNNNNNNNNNNNNNNNNNNNNNNNNNNNNNNNNNNNNNNNNNNNNNNNNNNNNNNNNNNNNNNNNNNNNNNNNNNNNNNNNNNNNNNNNNNNNNNNNNNNNNNNNNNNNNNNNNNNNNNNNNNNNNNNNNNNNNNNNNNNNNNNNNNNNNNNNNNNNNNNNNNNNNNNNNNNNNNNNNNNNNNNNNNNNNNNNNNNNN is a genomic window containing:
- the LOC104750464 gene encoding protein PLASTID MOVEMENT IMPAIRED 2-like isoform X1, whose product is MADKNLGGTVSVKAAINKYGQRATGSVSPQLDLPVIKTSSVAENLHKSGRELGMYRESRRVSEFAKAKAEAELFKAKEIVKELTLRIEESKQRLKSRFFDTEAVMKESRIDGNAGIMRELEDVKQELSKLKLDIAYVSREKDVAEKEVMELSFKMEENLKLLESLKLEVDVANEEHVLVELAKIEALKECKEVEEERDREQKEVSESLNKRKKRIREMMREIERSKNIENELSETLSDIEMLEMQLKLVKEMERKVQRSDSMSRSKNRGFERGKDVLSVLKEITEATEAKKEELASINAELFCLVNTMDTLRQELEQAKQETTRFEKMIQKDDIIIERLNSKMLIAKDQLEGVSAAEERISSLADNLTTSFEKLKNDREAAKKEELELKEEATVIKSEVQKTEIGIGGKEKELLSKLDELEKAKHAEVLALEKLESLAEKTMDTREMESQRNSTITISRFEYEYLSGQACHAKETAEKKVEAAMAWVEALKASTNAIMLKTESLKRVSGKTMVEEERASFRMQRSLSIKRLVQDEIQKFKQNSEDYGVIRSPKPKRKSIQKFRENSEDKGLINSPRPIRKSARLSGKFTPVQGGKSRRYSSGNRGTPTFFVIKKKKKVPNLVKFFSRKRRKSSLEQ
- the LOC104750464 gene encoding protein PLASTID MOVEMENT IMPAIRED 2-like isoform X2, whose translation is MADKNLGGTVSVKAAINKYGQRATGSVSPQLDLPVIKTSSVAENLHKSGRELGMYRESRRVSEFAKAKAEAELFKAKEIVKELTLRIEESKQRLKSRFFDTEAVMKESRIDGNAGIMRELEDVKQELSKLKLDIAYVSREKDVAEKEVMELSFKMEENLKLLESLKLEVDVANEEHVLVELAKIEALKECKEVEEERDREQKEVSESLNKRKKRIREMMREIERSKNIENELSETLSDIEMLEMQLKLVKEMERKVQRSDSMSRSKNRGFERGKDVLSVLKEITEATEAKKEELASINAELFCLVNTMDTLRQELEQAKQETTRFEKMIQKDDIIIERLNSKMLIAKDQLEGVSAAEERISSLADNLTTSFEKLKNDREAAKKEELELKEEATVIKSEVQKTEIGIGGKEKELLSKLDELEKAKHAEVLALEKLESLAEKTMDTREMESQRNSTITISRFEYEYLSGQACHAKETAEKKVEAAMAWVEALKASTNAIMLKTESLKRVSGKTMVEEERASFRMQRSLSIKRLVQDEIQKFKQNSEDYGVIRSPKPKRKSIQKFRENSEDKGLINSPRPIRKSARLSGKFTPVQGGKSRRYSSGNRGTPTFFVIKKKKKVPNLVKFFSRKRRKSSLEQ